A portion of the Citrobacter rodentium NBRC 105723 = DSM 16636 genome contains these proteins:
- a CDS encoding site-specific integrase: MGQTESPKLPRGVTIRKHRNGQTINITFTYKGVKCREPLSNLDVTPKNIKYAERTLGEIHNKIERGTFVYAEYFPRSTRLKIFGNAAAGKTVKMYLDEYLVICETRKLSPSTIGGYKKCRSALSSLHIYPASELTPAALKTWIQNQKTTLKTIRNQLSFLRSALDEAVTDGVLQINPVSLVTASRYQSDKSEAESSYVVDPLSPAEVDALLSATGNKQWENLFRFAIQTGLRSSELCALRWRDIDFVGKTAHIQSASVVGVIKGTKTKAGTRKVELTDEAMSALINQKPFTFMKGATVFEDPKTNKPWASADAIRKKAWVPTLRKAGIRYRNPYQTRHTFATCHISRGTNLFWLATQMGHKGPEMLFRHYGSYLKEYDGQTSLKKIKI; the protein is encoded by the coding sequence ATGGGCCAGACAGAATCGCCTAAACTCCCGCGCGGCGTAACCATCAGGAAACATCGCAACGGTCAAACCATCAATATTACTTTTACATATAAAGGGGTGAAATGCCGTGAGCCTCTTTCTAATCTGGACGTAACCCCTAAAAATATCAAATACGCCGAGCGCACACTCGGCGAAATCCATAACAAGATCGAAAGGGGAACGTTTGTTTACGCGGAATACTTTCCCCGTTCTACCCGATTAAAAATTTTCGGAAACGCTGCCGCAGGAAAAACGGTGAAGATGTATCTGGATGAGTATCTGGTGATCTGCGAAACGAGGAAGCTTTCCCCTTCGACAATAGGCGGGTACAAGAAATGCCGAAGCGCATTGTCATCACTTCATATTTATCCTGCAAGTGAGTTGACGCCGGCTGCATTGAAGACATGGATCCAGAACCAGAAAACGACATTGAAGACCATCCGAAACCAGTTGTCATTCCTGCGTTCTGCATTGGATGAAGCAGTGACAGATGGTGTGCTTCAGATTAACCCTGTATCTCTGGTAACAGCCTCACGATACCAAAGTGATAAATCAGAGGCAGAAAGTAGTTATGTGGTTGATCCGCTATCACCAGCAGAAGTTGATGCTTTGCTCTCTGCTACTGGCAATAAGCAGTGGGAGAATCTTTTCCGGTTCGCGATACAAACAGGGCTGCGTAGTTCCGAATTGTGTGCTCTTCGTTGGCGTGATATCGACTTTGTAGGGAAGACTGCCCATATCCAGAGCGCCAGTGTTGTTGGTGTGATCAAAGGGACCAAGACAAAAGCAGGTACCCGTAAAGTTGAACTCACAGATGAAGCAATGTCGGCTCTGATAAATCAGAAACCGTTCACGTTCATGAAGGGCGCTACTGTCTTTGAGGATCCAAAGACCAATAAGCCGTGGGCAAGTGCTGATGCAATTAGAAAAAAGGCATGGGTGCCGACATTGCGAAAGGCTGGTATTCGGTACAGAAACCCATATCAGACTAGACATACATTCGCCACATGCCATATCAGCCGGGGAACAAACTTGTTCTGGCTTGCGACTCAAATGGGACATAAAGGCCCAGAGATGCTTTTCCGTCACTACGGCTCATATCTGAAGGAATATGATGGACAAACAAGCCTGAAGAAGATAAAAATATAA
- a CDS encoding DUF4222 domain-containing protein, producing the protein MTEHIQPLNRYYRDHHGIVVNVIGYDATGQRVIYRRPGYDWECAAPLIVFRSRFVRVDK; encoded by the coding sequence GTGACAGAGCATATTCAACCTCTGAACCGATATTACCGGGATCATCACGGTATTGTCGTAAATGTGATCGGTTATGACGCAACTGGACAGCGTGTTATCTACCGCCGCCCAGGATATGACTGGGAATGTGCGGCACCGCTGATCGTGTTTCGTTCCAGATTCGTGAGGGTAGATAAGTGA
- a CDS encoding helix-turn-helix domain-containing protein codes for MQSPLRNLRKSQNLTLSYVANLVGIDPANLSRIERGQQIASLDVAERLVKFYSGQIDELQILYPQRYVNPTGKSVKAAPQKKGDSRG; via the coding sequence ATGCAATCACCGCTAAGAAATTTGCGAAAATCGCAAAATTTAACACTCTCATATGTCGCCAACTTGGTGGGCATTGATCCTGCCAACTTAAGCCGAATTGAACGGGGACAGCAAATTGCTTCTCTCGATGTAGCTGAAAGGCTGGTGAAGTTTTATTCGGGCCAGATAGACGAACTCCAGATTTTGTACCCGCAGCGTTATGTAAACCCTACAGGGAAGAGCGTTAAAGCTGCACCACAGAAAAAAGGGGATAGCCGTGGGTAA
- a CDS encoding AAA family ATPase: MANPITKLKKINVVKFRGLKNINIEFGSRLTVICGKNGTSKSTILGIIAQIFSFTKDLSKNPEVDLTQYKTLTNGTFKSAFSEHFRLSEQFDTAGSMEVRISVYDGASNKHLEKLTLGLYSSSDRDKSRPIVRGNDSIPGKNQSRNVTHPVIFLSLARLLPITLRTDYSTRDVQYINENADDIRIMSNQLLLKNNGCSVTATKGTIDSMVVHGDNYDHQSVSVGEDNVGQLIQAIFSFKRLKELYDDYHGGILLIDEADAGLFPAAQLELIDILAKAAKKYDLQIIMTSHSPLIIEDIFNRSKQDANGFKTIYLTDTYGDIKTKDNLSWADINADLHVETVKINDEISLPKANVYFEDKEGFDFFKQLIIDRRINRILNPLGNINISCTAILDLMARKVPEFTNKSLVVLDGDVALDNSDNAKKAKKERSLCLLPGILPPDQMIFEFLYNLPPDDIYWNNKNRFTKAVFMKITKDIITTLKISNYPIDLLNSIENYKKSNKNHGGVVRKLFKDFVHTPEFLAQVKGRVKDNPYRYWVEKHPVESDNFKHELIKNLKIIMTNGHGVDSATITSYLSGN, encoded by the coding sequence ATGGCAAATCCAATAACCAAACTAAAAAAAATAAACGTTGTAAAATTTCGAGGACTAAAAAATATAAATATAGAATTTGGTTCGCGACTAACTGTTATTTGTGGTAAAAACGGCACATCTAAATCGACAATTCTTGGTATTATCGCCCAAATTTTTAGTTTTACAAAAGATCTGTCTAAGAACCCCGAGGTTGATTTAACACAATATAAGACATTAACTAATGGCACCTTCAAGTCAGCTTTCAGTGAACATTTTAGACTTTCAGAACAATTTGATACTGCAGGTTCAATGGAAGTCAGGATTAGTGTTTATGATGGTGCATCTAACAAACATCTTGAAAAGCTAACATTGGGTCTATACAGCTCCAGTGACAGGGATAAATCAAGGCCAATAGTCAGGGGCAATGATTCCATACCGGGGAAAAACCAAAGTAGAAACGTCACTCATCCAGTTATTTTTCTAAGCTTAGCAAGACTTCTCCCTATTACTCTACGGACTGATTACTCAACAAGGGATGTTCAGTATATCAATGAAAACGCAGATGATATAAGAATAATGAGCAATCAACTCTTACTTAAGAATAATGGGTGCTCAGTAACAGCCACGAAAGGGACGATCGATTCAATGGTCGTACACGGCGATAATTACGACCATCAATCAGTCTCTGTTGGTGAGGATAATGTTGGACAATTAATTCAAGCAATATTTTCCTTTAAAAGGCTAAAAGAACTTTATGACGATTATCATGGAGGTATTTTATTAATTGATGAAGCGGACGCAGGTCTTTTCCCTGCTGCTCAGTTAGAATTAATTGACATTCTAGCTAAAGCAGCTAAAAAATATGACTTGCAAATAATCATGACTTCTCACTCACCATTAATAATAGAAGATATTTTCAATCGTTCCAAACAAGATGCCAACGGATTTAAAACAATATATCTGACAGATACTTATGGTGATATTAAAACAAAAGACAATCTATCATGGGCCGATATCAATGCTGATTTGCATGTTGAAACTGTAAAAATAAATGATGAGATTAGCCTTCCAAAAGCCAACGTATATTTTGAAGATAAAGAAGGCTTCGATTTTTTCAAACAATTGATAATTGATAGAAGAATAAACAGAATATTGAATCCATTAGGAAACATAAATATTAGTTGTACTGCTATCCTAGATTTAATGGCTAGAAAAGTCCCTGAGTTTACTAACAAAAGCCTAGTTGTCTTAGACGGTGATGTTGCTCTCGATAACAGTGACAATGCTAAAAAAGCGAAAAAAGAGAGAAGCTTATGCTTGCTTCCAGGCATTCTTCCCCCAGATCAAATGATTTTTGAATTCTTATATAACTTACCTCCAGACGATATATATTGGAACAATAAAAATAGATTTACAAAAGCAGTATTTATGAAAATAACAAAAGACATAATTACAACATTAAAAATAAGTAACTATCCTATTGATTTACTAAATTCTATAGAGAATTATAAAAAATCAAACAAAAACCATGGCGGAGTGGTTAGAAAACTATTTAAAGATTTTGTCCATACGCCTGAGTTCCTAGCACAAGTAAAAGGGCGAGTTAAAGATAATCCTTATCGATATTGGGTCGAGAAACACCCCGTAGAATCCGATAATTTCAAGCATGAATTAATCAAAAACCTTAAAATTATTATGACAAATGGACATGGCGTTGACTCTGCTACCATCACTTCGTATCTGTCTGGCAACTAA
- a CDS encoding DNA-methyltransferase has translation MSITLHNADCFDVFPTIASGSVDMVCADIPYGTTQCCWDSVLDLEVMWHELYRIAKPSAAIVLFSAQPFTAVLVGSNLADWRSEWIWEKGNATGFLNAKKQPLRAHENIEVFYRRQPTYNPQFTHGHARRTSKRKTVNSECYGKALTLTKYDSTSRYPRDVQFFSSDKQTGNFHPTQKPLALVQYLIETYSNPGDTVLDFTMGSGTAGVACLRVGRCFIGIEKDTSIFQVARHRIGTKQEHAA, from the coding sequence ATGAGCATTACCCTGCATAACGCCGACTGCTTCGATGTTTTTCCGACGATTGCCAGCGGTTCCGTAGACATGGTGTGTGCGGATATTCCCTACGGTACCACGCAGTGCTGCTGGGATTCGGTGCTTGACCTCGAGGTGATGTGGCATGAACTGTACCGCATCGCCAAGCCGTCAGCGGCAATTGTCCTGTTTTCGGCTCAACCGTTTACCGCGGTGCTGGTCGGCAGCAACCTGGCGGACTGGCGATCCGAGTGGATTTGGGAAAAAGGCAACGCCACCGGCTTCCTTAATGCCAAAAAACAGCCGTTGCGTGCCCATGAAAATATAGAGGTGTTTTATCGTCGCCAGCCGACATACAACCCGCAGTTTACCCATGGTCATGCGCGCAGAACATCGAAGCGCAAAACCGTCAATTCGGAGTGCTACGGCAAAGCGCTGACGCTGACTAAGTATGACTCAACCAGCCGGTACCCGCGCGATGTGCAGTTTTTCTCGAGTGACAAGCAAACCGGTAATTTCCATCCCACCCAGAAGCCGCTGGCGCTGGTTCAGTACCTGATCGAGACCTACAGCAACCCCGGCGATACGGTGCTGGATTTCACAATGGGAAGCGGTACCGCAGGAGTCGCCTGCCTGCGTGTCGGGCGCTGCTTTATTGGCATTGAGAAAGACACCTCAATATTTCAGGTCGCGCGTCATCGTATAGGGACTAAGCAGGAGCATGCAGCATGA
- a CDS encoding DNA adenine methylase, with amino-acid sequence MRFNTPLRYPGGKGKLSNFMLRIIEDNKLSPIHYAEPYAGGAGLALKLLHLNVAEKIILNDINISVYAFWHSVLNNADHLCALIEDTEVTMDEWFKQKEIINHPRDHDMLTIGFSTFFLNRTNRSGILKGGVIGGKNQEGQWKLDARYNKSDLISRIQKISKNRERIDLYNMDAIDFIKKIVVQLPKKSLTYLDPPYYIKGKGLYINHYEHSDHVNVAKVVQHDIKTPWIVSYDNTPEIQGMYKASSLVYGINYSAQDRYKGSEVMFFSKRLKVFKTDDPTKVKAPTNKNAMS; translated from the coding sequence ATGCGTTTTAACACCCCACTTCGTTATCCTGGCGGCAAAGGCAAGCTTTCTAATTTCATGCTTCGGATTATTGAAGATAATAAGCTTTCGCCTATACATTATGCAGAGCCATATGCTGGGGGTGCTGGTTTAGCGCTGAAGCTGTTACACTTAAATGTAGCTGAAAAAATCATTCTTAATGATATTAATATCTCAGTTTATGCTTTTTGGCACAGTGTATTAAATAATGCAGATCATTTATGTGCTTTAATTGAGGATACTGAAGTCACAATGGATGAGTGGTTCAAACAGAAAGAAATAATTAATCATCCAAGAGACCATGATATGCTAACAATTGGTTTTTCTACCTTTTTTCTTAATAGAACAAATCGTTCTGGAATATTAAAAGGCGGTGTAATTGGTGGTAAAAATCAAGAAGGGCAATGGAAACTTGATGCTCGTTATAACAAGAGCGATTTAATTTCTCGGATTCAGAAAATATCAAAAAACCGTGAAAGAATAGATTTGTATAACATGGATGCAATTGATTTCATAAAAAAAATAGTTGTTCAATTGCCTAAAAAATCATTAACATATTTAGATCCGCCATATTATATAAAAGGTAAGGGATTATATATCAATCATTATGAACATAGTGACCATGTTAATGTTGCAAAAGTAGTGCAGCATGATATTAAAACACCGTGGATTGTTTCTTACGATAACACTCCTGAGATCCAAGGTATGTATAAGGCATCATCATTAGTGTATGGAATAAACTACAGTGCTCAAGATCGATATAAGGGCTCAGAAGTGATGTTCTTCAGTAAACGATTGAAAGTCTTTAAAACCGATGATCCAACTAAGGTAAAAGCACCTACCAATAAAAATGCTATGAGCTAG
- a CDS encoding YfdQ family protein has protein sequence MSQVDSGTFKQVKDLVLSGYHLNDINGLACPTALLPEETRVESLERFSLERFRFRGAMTTTSIDDFARYSKGYASTEEPARCFIDADNMTARSVFNIGTLDNPGHADNVAAITLKQTAPFRALLAINGDRLKQKQIAEWLEDWSDYLLAFDADGNTMQISQAAQAVRRITIQQATQQDHEDGDFSGKKSLMQSVEASSKDVMPVAFEFKCVPYEGLGERAFSLRNSLLTGDEPRFVLRIVQLEAQEEAIANEFRDLLIGKFDGEPVETFIGNFKA, from the coding sequence ATGTCTCAGGTAGACAGCGGTACTTTTAAGCAGGTTAAAGATCTGGTTCTTTCTGGTTATCACCTGAATGATATTAACGGCCTGGCTTGCCCAACAGCATTACTCCCGGAAGAAACTCGCGTTGAAAGCCTCGAGCGCTTTTCTCTTGAGCGCTTCCGTTTCCGTGGGGCCATGACCACAACCAGCATTGATGATTTTGCCCGTTATTCTAAAGGCTACGCCAGTACCGAGGAACCTGCTCGCTGCTTTATTGATGCGGACAATATGACTGCGCGATCCGTGTTCAATATCGGCACGCTGGATAATCCGGGCCATGCTGATAACGTTGCTGCAATCACCCTGAAGCAGACTGCGCCTTTCCGCGCGCTGCTGGCGATCAACGGCGACCGCCTGAAGCAAAAGCAAATCGCTGAATGGCTGGAAGACTGGAGTGATTATCTGCTGGCCTTTGATGCTGACGGAAATACCATGCAAATTTCACAGGCTGCTCAGGCTGTTCGACGCATCACTATCCAGCAGGCCACCCAACAAGATCATGAAGACGGTGATTTCAGCGGGAAAAAATCGCTGATGCAGAGTGTTGAGGCCAGCAGCAAAGATGTTATGCCTGTAGCGTTTGAGTTCAAATGCGTGCCATACGAAGGGCTTGGTGAGCGTGCATTCAGCCTGCGCAATAGTCTGCTCACTGGTGACGAACCGCGTTTTGTACTGCGCATTGTTCAACTGGAAGCGCAGGAAGAAGCGATCGCCAACGAATTCCGCGACCTGCTGATCGGCAAATTCGACGGCGAGCCAGTGGAAACCTTTATCGGTAACTTTAAAGCGTAA
- a CDS encoding phage regulatory protein/antirepressor Ant translates to MPQQLINRAQAAGFSPAFGGVVTMSSREIAALVQSKHGDVKRSAERLNAAGLLTAPLAQFDFEHNGNVYQEYRFNKRDSLVLVARLSPEFTAAVVDRWQELESTALIPQTLPEALRLAADMAEQNAQLSHKVQQDAPKVAFVNHYVESGGAKGLRETAKILNMPEKAMIDALVRDKVLFRQSGNLLPHALRQREGLFTVKTGTSDFGHAYTQTRVTPRGVQWIAERYASELMGG, encoded by the coding sequence ATGCCACAGCAATTGATTAATCGCGCACAGGCTGCTGGTTTTTCACCTGCATTCGGCGGCGTAGTGACAATGAGCAGCCGTGAAATCGCCGCTCTTGTGCAGAGTAAACATGGTGACGTCAAACGCTCCGCTGAGCGCCTGAATGCTGCTGGTCTTTTAACCGCGCCGTTGGCGCAGTTCGATTTTGAGCATAACGGCAACGTTTATCAGGAATATCGGTTCAACAAACGCGATTCTTTGGTGCTGGTTGCCAGACTTTCTCCTGAGTTTACGGCTGCGGTTGTGGATCGCTGGCAGGAGCTGGAAAGCACAGCATTAATTCCCCAGACCCTCCCCGAAGCGCTCCGCCTGGCCGCCGATATGGCAGAGCAGAATGCGCAGCTGTCACATAAGGTTCAGCAGGACGCGCCAAAGGTGGCGTTCGTAAACCACTACGTAGAGTCTGGCGGCGCCAAAGGCCTGCGTGAGACGGCGAAGATCCTCAACATGCCGGAAAAAGCCATGATAGATGCACTGGTGCGTGACAAGGTTTTGTTCCGCCAGTCCGGCAATTTGCTGCCTCATGCCCTGCGCCAGCGGGAGGGCCTGTTCACTGTCAAAACCGGCACGTCTGATTTCGGTCATGCCTATACGCAAACCCGCGTAACACCTCGTGGCGTCCAGTGGATCGCCGAGCGCTACGCCTCCGAATTGATGGGGGGCTAA
- a CDS encoding IS3 family transposase (programmed frameshift), translating into MGTPRFTPEFKEEAVRQITERGYSVAEVSDRLGVSAHSLYKWLRAIKPDNSEQHARDLLEAKSEILKLRAQLKRTEEERDILKKGRAVLCKGARLKYRFINEHRTVWGVMTMCRVLNVARAGFYAWLHNPVSARDKDNQRLLILIRDSYSLSGGVYGYRRVHGDLNEIGETCGKNRVGRIMQLNRIKAVRGYKAPRRIAGRPSIVAPNRVQRQFTVVRANQVWVTDITYIRTWQGWLYLAVVIDLFARNVVGWSMKPTLSRELALDALMMAVWRRKPDGEVIVHSDQGSQYGSDDWQRFCRANHLAPSMSRRGNCWDNAVAESFFSSLKKERIRKRIYKTRALARADIFDYIEVFYNRARRHSHLGGVSPEAFEQASS; encoded by the exons ATGGGCACACCACGATTTACACCTGAATTTAAGGAAGAAGCCGTCCGTCAGATAACGGAACGCGGTTATTCCGTCGCCGAAGTATCTGACCGTCTGGGCGTCTCTGCACACAGCCTCTACAAGTGGCTACGGGCTATCAAACCTGATAACAGCGAGCAGCATGCCCGGGATTTACTGGAAGCGAAAAGCGAGATCCTGAAACTCCGGGCGCAGCTAAAACGCACCGAAGAAGAACGGGATATCCTGA AAAAAGGCCGCGCGGTACTTTGCAAGGGAGCCCGACTGAAGTACCGCTTTATCAATGAGCACCGCACTGTATGGGGTGTGATGACGATGTGTCGGGTACTGAATGTCGCCCGGGCCGGGTTCTATGCGTGGCTGCATAACCCTGTCTCGGCGCGTGATAAAGATAACCAGCGCCTGCTGATACTTATCCGCGACTCATATTCCCTGAGCGGAGGCGTATACGGTTACCGGCGGGTTCATGGCGATCTGAACGAAATCGGGGAAACCTGCGGTAAAAACCGGGTGGGTCGGATCATGCAACTGAACCGGATTAAAGCCGTGCGCGGCTATAAAGCGCCACGTCGTATCGCTGGCAGGCCTTCAATCGTTGCTCCTAATCGCGTGCAGCGGCAGTTCACCGTTGTCCGGGCCAACCAGGTCTGGGTCACCGATATTACTTATATCCGCACCTGGCAGGGCTGGCTGTATCTGGCGGTGGTTATCGATCTCTTTGCCCGTAATGTGGTCGGCTGGTCGATGAAACCCACTCTCTCGCGCGAACTGGCGCTCGACGCGCTGATGATGGCGGTCTGGCGCCGAAAACCGGACGGCGAGGTCATCGTACATAGCGATCAAGGTAGTCAGTACGGCAGTGACGACTGGCAGCGCTTTTGCCGGGCCAATCACCTGGCACCGAGCATGAGCCGGCGTGGCAACTGCTGGGATAATGCGGTGGCCGAATCGTTCTTCAGTTCACTGAAAAAAGAACGCATCAGGAAGAGAATATACAAAACCCGGGCTCTGGCCCGGGCGGATATCTTCGATTACATTGAAGTGTTCTACAACCGGGCCCGGCGCCACAGCCACCTCGGCGGCGTCAGTCCGGAGGCCTTTGAACAGGCCTCGTCGTGA
- a CDS encoding YmfL family putative regulatory protein, producing the protein MGNEPQWKVERQPAWLVAAIKKTIAELPGGYAEAAEWLDVTENSLFNRLRADGDQVFPLGWAMVLQSAGGSNHIADAIARHSNGVFVPLADVEEVDNADINQRLMESVEWIGRHSQYVRKATADGVIDDAERAQIEENSYQVMAKWQEHLTLLFRVFCQPEKSDARECAAPGVVADKSMCMEKSA; encoded by the coding sequence GTGGGTAACGAACCGCAGTGGAAAGTTGAACGTCAGCCAGCCTGGCTGGTGGCAGCAATTAAAAAAACGATCGCTGAACTGCCTGGCGGATACGCCGAGGCGGCTGAATGGCTTGATGTTACGGAAAATTCGCTCTTTAACCGCCTGCGTGCCGACGGCGACCAGGTTTTCCCGCTGGGCTGGGCAATGGTGCTGCAGAGCGCTGGTGGCTCAAACCACATCGCCGATGCCATAGCGCGCCATTCAAACGGCGTATTCGTGCCGCTGGCGGACGTGGAAGAAGTTGATAACGCCGACATCAATCAACGTCTGATGGAGTCGGTCGAATGGATCGGGCGTCATTCTCAGTATGTGCGAAAGGCGACAGCAGACGGCGTGATTGACGATGCCGAAAGGGCGCAGATAGAGGAGAACAGCTATCAGGTCATGGCTAAGTGGCAGGAGCATTTAACGCTGCTTTTCCGCGTTTTCTGCCAGCCAGAAAAGAGTGACGCCCGCGAGTGTGCAGCTCCGGGCGTCGTGGCAGATAAATCTATGTGTATGGAGAAATCCGCATGA
- a CDS encoding conserved phage C-terminal domain-containing protein, protein MSVKLSAYVWDGCAAAGMKISSVAIMARLADFSNDEGVSWPSIETIARQIGAGSSTVRTAIAKLEAEGWLTRTARRQGNRNASNVYRLNVRKLQAAAFSHLPDSDPSKSDASKSDPSKIEASKSDKNGGFHPSESGGDPSVKSTTDPSDKKTSCPVASQPAPAVEITDQAKQVLTFLNQKTGSRYQVGKTSLENIRARLGEGFTIYELTLVVEYMTEKWGQDFKMSEYLRPTTLFHPTKFPGYLQAANKWHKAGRPERKNGEWVNNHSPAARATFKDVDYSLPENSGFRS, encoded by the coding sequence GTGAGCGTTAAATTATCTGCATACGTCTGGGATGGCTGTGCGGCGGCTGGCATGAAGATTTCCAGTGTCGCAATCATGGCACGCCTGGCAGACTTCAGTAACGATGAAGGCGTTTCCTGGCCGTCCATTGAGACTATCGCTCGCCAGATTGGGGCGGGGTCCAGCACAGTCAGAACGGCTATTGCAAAGCTGGAAGCTGAAGGGTGGTTGACCCGTACCGCTCGCCGCCAGGGTAACCGTAATGCATCCAATGTTTATCGACTTAATGTGAGGAAACTCCAGGCGGCGGCATTCTCTCACCTGCCAGATTCTGACCCGTCAAAATCTGACGCATCAAAATCTGACCCGTCAAAAATTGAGGCGTCAAAATCTGATAAAAATGGCGGTTTTCACCCGTCAGAATCTGGCGGGGATCCGTCAGTAAAATCAACTACTGATCCATCAGATAAAAAAACTTCTTGTCCGGTTGCGTCGCAACCCGCCCCTGCTGTGGAGATCACTGATCAGGCTAAACAGGTTCTGACTTTTCTGAACCAAAAAACAGGATCCCGTTATCAGGTGGGGAAAACGTCGCTGGAGAATATTCGCGCCCGGCTGGGGGAGGGGTTCACCATCTACGAACTCACTCTGGTTGTGGAGTACATGACCGAGAAATGGGGGCAGGATTTTAAAATGTCCGAGTACCTTCGACCTACGACACTGTTTCACCCAACGAAATTCCCTGGTTACCTGCAGGCCGCGAACAAATGGCACAAGGCTGGTCGCCCTGAGCGCAAAAATGGCGAGTGGGTTAACAACCACAGCCCTGCTGCGCGGGCAACCTTCAAAGATGTGGATTATTCACTACCAGAAAACTCGGGATTTCGCTCATGA
- a CDS encoding XRE family transcriptional regulator codes for MNIGNRIRELRLARGMKISDLADAVGIDGANVSRVETGKQKSFTEQSLSKYANALGVDVAELFTPSINETTVYKSSENNPVYGEDDPVFRVEMLDVSASAGMGFIQGSDVIDVIRSIEYNSERAVALFGGRTPDTVKVINVRGDSMADTIEPGDLIFVDVSINEFDGDGIYVFGFDEKIYVKRLQMIPDKILVISDNPKYREWSVDQSNEDRFYVFGKVMLSQSQAMKRHG; via the coding sequence ATGAACATAGGAAACCGCATTAGAGAATTGCGCCTCGCAAGAGGCATGAAAATTTCTGACCTTGCTGATGCTGTTGGTATTGACGGCGCGAACGTTTCTCGCGTAGAGACCGGTAAGCAAAAGTCATTTACTGAACAATCGCTTAGCAAATATGCAAATGCGCTCGGCGTTGATGTTGCTGAACTCTTTACACCTTCCATAAATGAAACTACTGTATACAAATCCAGTGAGAATAATCCAGTTTATGGAGAGGATGACCCGGTGTTTAGAGTCGAAATGCTTGATGTCAGTGCCAGCGCTGGCATGGGTTTTATACAGGGTAGTGATGTCATCGATGTCATCAGATCGATTGAATACAACAGCGAACGGGCGGTCGCTCTGTTTGGTGGAAGAACGCCAGATACCGTTAAAGTGATCAACGTTCGCGGTGATAGTATGGCTGATACTATAGAGCCAGGTGACCTAATCTTTGTTGATGTTTCAATTAATGAATTTGATGGTGATGGCATTTATGTGTTTGGTTTTGACGAGAAAATTTATGTCAAACGGTTACAGATGATTCCCGATAAAATTCTGGTGATATCTGATAATCCCAAATACAGAGAGTGGTCAGTTGATCAATCTAACGAAGACCGTTTTTATGTGTTTGGGAAAGTGATGCTTAGCCAATCACAAGCAATGAAAAGACACGGATAA